The genomic stretch CGTGAGGACATGAGCGACTTGCTGGTGACGGCTCCGGGCGCTGGCACCATGCGGCTCTTCGATGCCTTCTACAACCCTGTGAAAGGGAGCGGTGCCACGCACGATATCGCAGCCGAAATGACAGTGCATCGGCGCAGTGGATTCTTCTTCCCGAACCGGAACCTGCTCTATGAGACCATCCGCAACCTGAACTTCCACGTGCCCATGTGGTTCACCATGATGCTGCTGCAGACCGTATCGCTGGTGTTCAGCATCCTGGTGCTGCGCAGCGGCGCTGAGCTGCATGACCGGGGCGCTGTGGCAGCCGTGCGCGTGAGCCTGCTCTTCGCCTTCCTCGGCCTGATCACCGGGAGCATCTGGGCGCGCGCCACCTGGGGCGGCTGGTGGACGAGCGACGCGAAGCTCAACGGAGCTGCCGTCACCGTGCTCATCTACCTCGCCTATCTGGTGCTGCGCGGCAGCGTCACCGATCCTGCGAAGCGGGCGCGGCTCTCGGCGATCTACAACGTGTTCGCGTACGTGCTCATGCTGCTCTTCATCATGGCCCTGCCGCGCATGACCGCGAGCCTGCACCCCGGCAGCGGCGGCAATCCGGCCTTCAGCCAATACGACCTCGATAGCAGCCTGCGCCCTGTCTTCTACGCCGCCGTGCTCGGCTGGATGGGCATCGGCGCTTGGCTCCTCAATCTACGGTACCGCCTCGCGCGGCTCGAGATCCTCCAAGAAGATGCGCGCATCCGCTAGACTTCCCCTCATCGCCCTCCTGCTCGCCGCGCCGTTCACAGCGCACGCGCAGGGGAATCCTGACTGGCTCGTGGACACGCTCTACGGAAGCGGGAAGATCAACACCGTGATCGCCGTGGTGAGCGTGATCCTGCTCGGCCTGGCCTTCTGGCTCTACCGGCTCGACCGCCGCATCGGGCGAATGGAGAACCATCACCGGAAATGAAGCGCTCGCACATCATCGCCCTCGTGCTCATCGCCATTGCCATGGCGGCCTTCATCGCCACCTTGGCCGATAGCAGCACCTTCGTTGACCTCGCGCAGGCCAAGGCCAAGCCCGGCAAGGAGTTCAAGGTGAAGGGCTACCTGGACAAGAGCGCGCCCGTGGAGTACGAGCCGATCGTTGATGCCAACCTCACGACATTCACACTGATGGACGACAATGGCGAACGCTGCCTGGTGCGCCTGGCGAAGGCCAAGCCCTATGACTTCGAGCGCTCG from Flavobacteriales bacterium encodes the following:
- a CDS encoding CcmD family protein, yielding MRASARLPLIALLLAAPFTAHAQGNPDWLVDTLYGSGKINTVIAVVSVILLGLAFWLYRLDRRIGRMENHHRK
- a CDS encoding cytochrome c maturation protein CcmE; its protein translation is MKRSHIIALVLIAIAMAAFIATLADSSTFVDLAQAKAKPGKEFKVKGYLDKSAPVEYEPIVDANLTTFTLMDDNGERCLVRLAKAKPYDFERSESIVLTGKMNEAGEFDAHDMLMKCPSKYNEMQQVGS
- the ccsA gene encoding cytochrome c biogenesis protein CcsA; protein product: MKHWWWKFLAVALVLAASITALRTPLAPAIVHVEPATLQPGARHAIEVLGYRTQFVPNEVIAYIENGGQFVPAGRVDVIDGTHARIHMYVPEGLREDMSDLLVTAPGAGTMRLFDAFYNPVKGSGATHDIAAEMTVHRRSGFFFPNRNLLYETIRNLNFHVPMWFTMMLLQTVSLVFSILVLRSGAELHDRGAVAAVRVSLLFAFLGLITGSIWARATWGGWWTSDAKLNGAAVTVLIYLAYLVLRGSVTDPAKRARLSAIYNVFAYVLMLLFIMALPRMTASLHPGSGGNPAFSQYDLDSSLRPVFYAAVLGWMGIGAWLLNLRYRLARLEILQEDARIR